Proteins from a genomic interval of Micromonospora sp. NBC_00389:
- a CDS encoding threonine/serine dehydratase, translating to MVDRSDVEAAAALVEGRVRETPVLTIDGADLGVPGQLSLKLELHQHTGSFKPRGAFNRMLQGSLPSAGVIAASGGNHGLAVAYAARSLGVPAEVFVPVTASPVKVQRLAGLGAQVRQVGQHYAEALAASTQRAEETGALVVHAYDQPEVVAGQGTVGRELERQLDGIDTVLVAVGGGGLVSGIATWFDGSVRVVAVEPEQIPTLHSALKAGRPVDIEVGGIATDSLGARRIGEIAFDTARRTGVVSVLVRDEDLVRARRLLWSELRVAAELGGAAALAALVGGAYVPQAGERVALIVCGGNTDPSDLGPAAPH from the coding sequence ATGGTGGACAGAAGCGACGTCGAGGCGGCTGCGGCGCTGGTCGAGGGGCGGGTCCGGGAAACCCCGGTGTTGACCATCGACGGTGCCGATCTGGGTGTGCCGGGGCAGCTCAGCCTCAAGCTGGAGTTGCACCAGCACACCGGCTCGTTCAAGCCGCGCGGCGCGTTCAACCGGATGCTCCAGGGGTCGCTGCCCTCGGCGGGGGTGATCGCCGCCTCGGGTGGCAACCACGGCCTCGCCGTCGCGTACGCGGCCCGCTCGCTGGGTGTGCCGGCGGAGGTCTTCGTGCCGGTCACCGCCTCGCCGGTGAAGGTGCAGCGGCTGGCCGGGCTGGGCGCCCAGGTGCGGCAGGTTGGCCAGCACTACGCCGAGGCGCTGGCGGCGAGCACCCAGCGGGCCGAGGAGACCGGCGCGCTGGTCGTGCACGCGTACGACCAGCCGGAGGTGGTGGCCGGTCAGGGCACCGTCGGCCGGGAGCTGGAACGGCAGCTGGACGGGATCGACACCGTGCTGGTGGCGGTCGGCGGGGGCGGGCTGGTGTCCGGCATCGCCACCTGGTTCGACGGGTCGGTACGCGTCGTCGCCGTCGAGCCCGAGCAGATCCCCACCCTGCACTCCGCCCTCAAGGCCGGCCGGCCGGTCGACATCGAGGTGGGCGGCATCGCCACGGACTCGTTGGGCGCCCGTCGGATCGGCGAGATCGCCTTCGACACCGCCCGCCGGACCGGGGTGGTCTCCGTGCTGGTCCGCGACGAGGACCTGGTGCGGGCGCGCCGGCTGCTCTGGTCGGAGCTGCGGGTCGCCGCCGAGCTGGGCGGCGCCGCGGCGCTGGCCGCGCTGGTCGGTGGCGCGTACGTGCCGCAGGCGGGGGAGCGGGTGGCGTTGATCGTCTGTGGCGGCAACACCGACCCGAGCGACCTGGGTCCGGCCGCGCCGCACTGA